CCCCGTTGTCGATTTCGTATTTCAGCGAAAGCGACAGCATCCACAAAAAGAAGAAGATTGCCGGTGAAACAATCACGAAGACGATAAAGGCTGTACCTACGGATTTAAGCAAATTGCGGCGCGCCATGGCTTGTCTCCTCAGCTGTTCCACTTTGTCCGCTGGCGCAGGTAGAGCAGCGCGAGCGACATGGTGATGATGACGATAAAGAAGACAACGGCGAGCGCCGAACCATAGCCGATGTCGTAATAGGAGAAGGCGACATTATAGAGATAGATGTTGATCGTCTCCGAGGCGGTGCCTGGCCCGCCCTGGGTCATGGCAAAGATGATGTCGAAGCTTTTCAGCGCATCGATGGAGCGAATGATCACGGCAACCATCATGAAGGGCAGGATCATCGGCAAGGTGATATAACGGAACTTCTGCCAGCCATTGGCGCCGTCGATCTCGGCACTCTCGAAGGGATCGCGCGGCATCGCCGCCAGTCCACCCAGCACGATCAGCATGACGAGCGGCGTCCACTGCCAAGTCTCGACCAGCACGAGCGATGGGATCACGGTGTTCTGATTGAATATCCATTCCTGCGGACCGATGCCGATCAGCGACAGCAGGTAGTTGAGGACACCCAGTTGCGGATGGAACATCATGGTCCAGACGAGGGCGATCGCCACGGGCGTCGCCATCATCGGCATGACGAATATGCCGCGCAACAAGCCGCGCATCGGCAGTTTGCTGTCGAAGACCAGTGCGGCAATCGTACCGAAGAACAGCGGTGCCACGACGGACAGGACCGTGTAGAGCACAGTATTGCTCATCGATTGCCAGAAGCGAACGTCACTGGCAAGCCGGGCAAAATTGGCGAAGCCGACGAAGCTTTTTTCACCGCCCAGATGCCACTCATTGACGCTCATCCAAAGGGTGAACGCCCAGGGGAAGATGATGACCGCCCCGACAATGACCAATGCCGGGATGACAAACGGCCAATAGCTTGGCTTCAGCCGGCTTTTGCCAGCCTTCGTTTTGGCATTTTGCTTTTCACTGGTCATGGTCGGGGCGGCGATTGTCATCAGCTTTCACTACGGGCCAGGACTGGACGGAATTCTTCCGTCGCACGTTTCATTTCCGTTGCAGGATCGGCTCCACCAAGGAGATTGGTCAATCCAACACCCATTACGTCTCGGAACTCCGTGACAGGAACGATGACCGGCAGGCACAGCTTGCTGATCGGCGCCGATTCCGACAAAACTTTCGCCCACTCGGACGGCATGGTCACGCCCTTGAGCACTTCCGGATCGTTGAGAACCGAGTTGCGGAACGGAACGCCCGAGCCCGATTGTAGCAGGCGTGCGCCCATTTCTTTCGAAATCGCCCACTGGCAGTAGAGATAAGCGGCTTCCTTCTTCGACGAGCCTTCTGTTACGCCAATGCCGTCACCAAATGTCGGTGCAGCCTGGGCAACCGGACCCTTGGGCATGACGCCGTAGCCGACCTTGCCAACGACACGGGACTTCTGTGGGTTTTCGAGCGGTGGCGCGAAGCCGATACCATCGAGCCACATAGCGACCTTGCCCTGCAGGAAGCTGGACTGGCATTCCGCCCAGTTGAAGCCCGTAACACCGGGAGGCGCCGATTTGGTCATCAGACGCTGGTAAAGCGTTGCAGCCTCGATGGCTTCAGGCGTATCCGTCTGCAGCTTGCCATCCTCGACCGTGCTCTTGCCGTAACCAAGCATCAGGCTGGCCCAGACCGGCGTGTTGGCATTCTTCATACCACGAGCGACAAAACCATAAACGCCATTGTCCTTGTCGGTCAGCTTTTCGGCGGCAGCGACAAGTTCATCGAACGTCTTCGGAAATTCGACACCCTTGGCGGCAAAGAGCTCCTTGTTCCAGTAGACAATCCAGTAGTCCACCGAGAATGGCAGTCCGCCGAAACGGCCGTTCTTGTCCTTGGCAAAAGCCAGACCAGCTTCGGCGAAGTCGCTCTCGACCAGGGAAGGTTCAGTCAGGCTTGGGTCCTTGAGGAAAGGCGTCAGGTCGGCAAGCCAGCCGCCCTTTTCGAACTGCCGCTTCTGGACGTGATAGCTGATATGGATAACGTCGAAGCTTGGCTTGCCGGATGTCAACTCGATGACGGCCTTCTGGCGCTGCTGCTGCTCGGGCGTCTGTTCGGAATTGACCTTGATGCCAGTGAGTTCCTCGAACTCCTTCTGGTATTTCTGCAGGATATCGCCGCGCGGGCTCTTGATCAGGTTGACCTCGATCGTGGTGCCTGCATATTTCTTCCAGTCGACATTGGCGAATGCCGGCCTCAATCCGGTGATGCTGGCAGCACCAAGGGCCGCTGACCCGGCCAGGAACTGGCGTCGCGTCGGTTTAACGAAGTTCATGCTCATTGTTTCCTCCTCGTGTGACTCATGCGAAGCTGCAACTCCCATTACCGGCTTCGAACGATTTAAAGTTTCAGTGCCAAATTCCTCGCATTGTTGATATGCACTGCGATCGCATCCATCGCCGTCTGCGGGTCTCGGGTTTCGATGGCGGTCAGCACCGCAAGATGCTCCCGCATGACCGGGACAACACGACCGGTAATGCGAAACCGCTCCTGGTTGATCAGGCGCATCTTGATCGCATTGATGCGGTATGCCTTTGCAATGATCCCGTTCCCGAGGGAATCGATGATCGTTTCATGCAGGTTCCAGTCGATCGTCTGCGCCTGGAGTTCAAGCTCGGGTGTCTCCCTGCCCTGCATGGCTTCCTCTAGCGTGTCTTCATGCTCCTTGCGCAGCTTTGCCAGCAGTTCGTCGGATGCGGAAAGGCAGAACAGTGCGATCGCCTCCTTTTCCATGAACAAACGAAACTGGAACGCTTCGCGGATCAGGTTGAGATCGATATGCGCAATCTGGATGCCACGTTGCGGAATGGTCTTGACCAGCCCCTCTGCCTCCAGACGGGGCACCAGTTCGCGAATGGCTCCAAGCGGCATTCCAGTCATCGCAACAAGCTGACGCTGTGACACGAACTGACCCGGATTGATATCACGGGCCAGAAGATGCTCCGTGAAGCTCGCATAAGCCTTCTCTCGCAATCTTACCGGCTCGTTACCATCATCCATGCCCGACCTCCCTGACGAGTCGCTTCGTCACTCCCTTTATTACGCAGCGGCCGCGACAAACAAGCGGTCGAAGATACCGGTAAGACGCTTGAAATCAGAATCCGACAGGGCTTGCAGTGGCGCCCGTGCCCGGCGCCAGCCATCGTCGCCGCTATGGTGCGCGACCATCGCCTTAACCGCCGGTGTAACCGGAAATTTCAGAAGTTCGTTGACCGCTTCAATCATCGTCGGATCTTCGCGACCCTCATTGATCATGGGCAGCAGACGATCCGCATAAAGATTCGCCATGCCCGAGATCGCGCCCTGTCCGCCAAGTCGCACGCCGGCAGCAAGATCGCGTTCGTCGCCAATGAGGATCGCCAGATCCTTGTGCCTGGCCAGCAGCGTCTCGGTATAGCTCCAGTTGCCCGACGAATCCTTGACGCCCGCAACGACATTGGGGAAGGCTTCGCGCAACCGGCTAACCAGAGCGACCGAGATTTCAACGGCTGTTACTGACGGAATATTGTAGAGAATGACACTTCTCGCCGACGTGCCGATTTCGGCAAAGACCGACGAGAACCAGACGAACAATCCATCGTCGCTGACATTCTTGAAGTAGGAAGGCGGAGCGAGCAGCACGCCGCGGCATCCGGCATGAAGTGCGACGCGGGCTTGTGCCGCTGCGTCCAAATAGGAATTGGCCATGACACCGATGACGATCTGTGCCGGCTCGATCCCGGCGCTGAGGAATGCGTTGAACACGATCTCACGCTCGTCATTGCCGATCGAAGAGCCCTCGCCCGTGGTTCCGAACAACGTCACGCTTGTACAACCGCTCTGCAGGCAATGCTGGGCATGATTGACGGCTTTCGGCACGTCGATACGCATCTTGGTATCGAAGGGCGTGGTTAGCGCGGCGGAAAGTCCAAATCGATCCCCAGACAATTGCTTCTCCCAATCTTGTGTACGACTAAGAACGTACTAACATGTCAGTCACATGTCAATATGTCCGCGCTGACTTTTTACGGCCCGACGGGTCGTCAAACCGTGTTGTCAGGAAAGGAAATCGTCGACTTCGGATTTTGTCGGTGCGCCGCGACGGCCGCCGAAGCGGGAGCATTTGATTGCTGCGGCAGCGCTGGCAAAGCGCATGATCTGGTACATTGGATAGCCGCGAACGAGACCCCAGGCGAAGGCGCCATGGAAAACATCGCCCGCCGCAAGCGTGTCCACCACATTCACTTGAAAGGCAGGCATGTGGCGCACCTCGCCTTCAAGCTCATCGTACCAGAAGCATCCTCTACCGCCGCCGGTAACGGCAATGAATGTGCCATCGCGACCATAGAGCGCTGCAAGAGCCACGGTCGCCCTTTCCGGATCGCTTTCGCCGGTCACCAGTTCCGCTGCCGGTTCGGAGGCGACGATATGCGAGGCAAGCGGCAGCAGCATTTCCAGCGTTTCGAGCGGCGCCGTATCGGCATCGAGGACGCCGTGAACATCGGCTTCTCGCGCAGCTTTCAGTGCCTCGGCAGCGGCAAGCGGCCAGCGCACGTCGGTCATCACGACGTCGAAGGCGCCGTCCGCGATCGACGGCGTCACCTCGGGCACCGATAACAGTGCTGCATCATAGAACGGAACGATCATCCGCTCTCCAGTCGCATCGACAAAGATCGAGGAAAACGCCGAGCGAGCGCCATCGATACGTCGGACGTGCGAGCAATCCACCCCCTCGGCTGTCAATTCGGCAATCACCCGCCGCCCGATATCGTCGTGCCCGGTCGAGGCCCAGAGTGAAACATTGCCACCAAGGCGGGCAATGCTCGCCGCGGCACTAGACGCCATCCCGGCGGCAATCTCGACGGCCTCGACGGGGATGAATTTCCCTGGTCCGGACGGCAGTCGATCCAGCCGGAAAATTGTATCCATGGTCAGCGCTCCGACACAGAGAATTCGTGACTTTGTCGGATTGGCCATGGTTGAAGCTTTCTTTTGCGGCATTGGTGCGGAATGGAAGAAGTCGCCCCAGTTAGCGTCTTGCTTTACTCCTTGGCAATAACTGTCCCTGAGATTTCCGGCCCGCCAATTGACATTCCCAACCAAAACCGGAGAGAGTTGCAAACACCTTCAAGTCGGGGGACCTGCAGATGATAGAAGCCGCCATAAAGCCGGACGTTCATGCATTTTTCGACAAGCGGACCAGTTCCGTCCAATATGTCGTTACAGATCCTGGAACCAGACACTGTGCCATTGTTGATGCGGTTCTGGATTTTGACGAAAAATCAGGGGCGACCGCAACGTTCAACGCGGATCAGATTCTGCATTATGTGGAAGCAAACGGCTTGAAGGTCGAATGGATCCTCGAAACGCATCCGCATGCGGATCACTTTTCCGCCGCGCACTACCTGCAATTGAAAACCGGGGCTGCGACTGCAATCGGAAGCCATATTGTCGAGGTGCAGGCGCTGTGGAAGAAACTCTACAACTGGCCTGACTTTCCGGCCGACGGATCGCAGTGGAGCAGACTGTTTAGTGCCGGCGACCGCTTCAAGATTGGCGATATGGACGGTTTCGTGATGTTCTCACCCGGCCATACTCTCGCATCGATCACCTACGTCATCGGCGATGCTGCTTTCGTCCACGATACAATGTTCATGCCTGATAGCGGGACGGCACGCACCGATTTTCCTGGCGGAAGCGCAGAGCAGCTGTGGCAATCGATCGAGGCGATCCTTGCCCTGCCCGAGGAGACCAGGGTCTTCGTCGGTCATGACTATCAACCCGGTGGCCGCGAGCCATTATGGGAAAGCACGGTGGCCGAACAGAAATCCGGCAACACACACGTGTCGAAGTGCAAGACCGAAGCGGAATTCGTTGCGATGCGAACAGCGCGCGACAAGACATTGCCAATGCCGAGGCTCATTCTGGCTGCTCTGCAAGTCAATATCAGTGGCGGGCGGCTTCCGCAGGCCGAAGCCAATGGCAAGCGCTATCTGAAAATACCGCTCGACGCGCTTGGTGAGGCAAAATGGGAGTGAACCCTCAAACGGCAAGGGCCGCTACCCTACCGATAGCAGGCCCTCGCTCCTTCATTTACCCCCACCTGCTTAGGCGACTTCATGATTGGCGATGCGCTCAAGCGCACGAACCAGGCCCGAGTGATCGAGACCGCCGTCACCATTGGCTGCGCAGCTGTTGAACAACTCCTGCGTCGATGCCGTATTCGGCAGCGAGACTCCGAGCGTCTTTGCACTTTGCAGCGCCAGGTTGAGATCCTTCTGATGCAGCGATATCCGGAAGCCCGGCTCGAAGGTTCGCTTGATCATGCGGTCGCCATGAAGTTCAAGAATGCGCGACGAGGCAAACCCGCCCATCAGAGCCTCTCGCACCCGGGCCGGATTGGCGCCTGCTTTCGACGCCAGCACCAACGCCTCTGATATGGCTTCGATCGTCAGCGCCACGATGATCTGGTTCGCAACCTTCGTTACCTGTCCATCGCCGCAATCGCCGACAAGCGTAATGTTCTTGCCCAGCAGCTTGAAGAGAGGCAAGGCGCGGTCAAAGGCACTTTGCTCACCGCCAGCCATAATGCTGAGTGTTGCATTCTTGGCGCCCACCTCGCCGCCGGAGACTGGCGCATCGATATATTCGCTGCCGGTTTCGCGGACTTTCCTGGCAAATTCCTTGGTCTCGATCGGCGAGATCGAGCTCATATCGATGACCAGCTTGCCGGGCTTCAGTCCGAATACCACACCGTTTTCGCCAAAGAGAACGTCTTTCACTTCCGGCGTGTCCGGTAGCATCAGGATAATGATGTCGGTCTTCTCGGCCAATGCTTTCGGGCTTTCGACAATCTTCAGACCGTTATCGATCAGTTCCTGCCTCGGTTCGATGAAGAATTTCGAGGTGTAGAGGTCGTGCCCGGCATCCTGCAAATGGCGCGCCATGGGCGTGCCCATGATGCCCAGTCCAATGAACCCTATATCCGCCATGTTCAGCTCCTGATCCTGATGATGTCCGCGTGCTTTTGCGTCGTTGAAGCTTCGTTCAACCAGCCAAGTCCGCGTTGCGTTTCTGTTTTTGGTTTATATTCGCAGCCGATCCAGCCTTCGTAGCCAGCACGATCCAGTGCCGCGAATACGAATGGATAATTGATTTCACCCGTGCCGGGCTCGTGTCTTCCCGGATTGTCGGCGAGCTGGATATGCGCGATGCGTTGTTTGTGCCGCTCAAAGGTTGCAACGAGTTCGCCTCGCGTCCGCTGCTGGTGGTAAAGGTCATATTGGATGAACAGATTGTCGCTGCCGACCTCTTCGATGATCGAAGCCGCCTGCTCGACGGTGTTCAGATAGAAGCCCGGAATATCGTAATTATTGATTGGCTCGATCAGCAGCCGGATATCGTATTTGGCAAGTTCTTGCGCGGCGAGCCGCAGATTAGGGACGAAGGTTGTGCGCAGGGTATTGTCCGCCAAACCACTCGGGGCGATGCCCGATAGACAATTGATCTGTTTGCAACCGAGTGCCGTGGCATAATCAATAGCCGTTGCGACGCCGCGCCGGAATTCATCGATCCGGTCCGGCAGCACTGCTATACCGCGCTCGCCCGCCGCCCAGTTGCCTGCTGGAAGGTTGTGAAGGACCTGAACAAGCTTGTTCTCGGCCAATTCCTGCTTCAGTTCCTCGACCTTATAGTCATAAGGGAAAAGGTATTCGACCGCTTCAAATCCTGCCTCGCTCGCAAGGGCAAAGCGTTCCAGAAACGGAACTTCGTTGAAGAGCATTGTCAAATTGGCGGCAAATTTGGGCATACATACCTCCCGGAATGGATTGCGTTCTCAGTCAAGATATGCGGCGACCGCAGTCGGCACATCCTCGTTACGCTCGGCAAGCTCCTCGAACTCGACGACCGCGTTGATATCCGCCCCCATGGAGACATTGGTAACACGCTCCAGGATGAACTCGATCACAACCGGTACCTCATGCTCGTCCATCAGGGCCTGCGCCTCGGCAAACGCGTCGGCGAACTGATTGGGGCTGCGGACACGGATGGCCTTGCATCCAAGTCCTTCTGCGACGGCCACATGATCAACGCCATAGCCCTTCTCTGCATCGCCTGACGCGTTGATGTTATCGAAGGCAAGACTGACCTCGAAATCCATGTCGAAACCGCGTTGCGCCTGCCTGATCAACCCCAGATAAGAGTTGTTCACGACAACATGCAGATAAGGCAGTTTATGTTGTGCGCCGACCGCAAGTTCCTCGATCATGAACTGGAAATCATAGTCGCCAGAAAGCGCTACGATCGGCCTGTTCGGATCTGCTGCTCGCACACCAAGCGCAGCCGGCAAGGTCCAGCCGAGCGGGCCGGCCTGGCCGCAATTGATCCAGTTTCGCGGCTTGTAGACATGCAGGAACTGCGCCCCGGCGATCTGGCTGAGACCAATGGTTGTTACGTAGCAAGTCTCGCGGCCAAAAACCTTGTTCATTTCCTCATAGACCCGCTGCGGCTTCAACGGCGTCTGGTCAAAATGGGTCTTGCGCAGCATCGTCCGCTTGCGGCCACGGCATTCCTCTGCCCATTTCGACCAGTCGCGCAGTTTACCCGCAGTTTTCCACTCGGTCGCAACGTCGAGAAAAAGCTTCAATGCCTTGCCAGCATCGGACACGATGCCAAAATCCGGTGAGAAGACCCGGCCGATCTGCGTCGGCTCGATGTCGACGTGGACAAATTTACGCCCCTCTGTGTAAGTCGCAACATTGCCGGTGTGGCGGTTCGCCCAGCGATTGCCGATCCCGAGAACGAAGTCCGACGCCAACATGGTCGCATTGCCGTAACGGTGCGATGTCTGCAGGCCGCACATGCCTGCCATCAGCCGGTGATCGTCGGGGATCGTGCCCCAACCCATCAGGGTCGGAATGACCGGAACCCCGGTGATTTCGGCAAATTCTACCAGCAGATCGGAGGCATCGGCATTGATGATGCCGCCGCCAGCAACGATCAACGGGCGTTCTGCCTCGTTGAGCATTGTCAGGGCCTTTTCGATCTGCGCTCGCGTGGCTGCAGGCTTGTAAGGTTCCAGCGGCTCATAGGTGTCGGGATCGAATTCGATCTCCGCCAATTGCACATCGAGCGGCAGGTCGATCAAAACGGGACCTGGACGGCCCGAGCGCATGATGTGGAAGGCTTTCTGGAATACATAGGGAACGAGGCCGGGTTCCATCACCGTTACCGCCCATTTGGTCACGGGCTTGGCAATCGACGAGATATCGACGGCCTGAAAATCTTCCTTGTCGAGGCGCGCACGCGGAGCCTGCCCGGTGATACACAGGATCGGAATTGAATCTGCCGATGCTGAATAAAGACCGGTGATCATATCCGTACCGGCCGGGCCTGACGTGCCGATGCAGACGCCGATATTTCCATGTTCAGCGCGGGTGTAACCCTCAGCCATATGGGAAGCGCCTTCAACGTGGCGTGCAAGGATATGGCGAACTGATCCACGGGCTTTCAGCGCCGAATAAAACGGATTGATGGCAGCACCCGGTACGCCAAAGGCGCAAGCAATCCCCTCCTTCTCCAGGATATGGACGGCAGCATCAACGGCACGCATTTTGGTCATGATCATTCCTCCAGATTTGATGAGAGCATAGTCCATTCCGATGACTTCTCAATTAAAATATGGAAATCATTCCCATGATATGGAAATAAACATTTTCAACAAAACTGGTAAAATGAATCCATCGCGGCTATGCCAAAGGGAGAAAATGAAACAGGACACCGGGGAATCCATGGCTTCGCAATCGGCATCATTGAAGGGCAAACGGGGCCGCAAGGCGGGGGAAAACTCGGCACCCTCCTCCGTCCAGGTTTTGGATCGCAGCCTCAATCTGCTGAGTATCATTGCTGACAATGATGGTTCGACGCTGACCGACCTCGCCGATCATAGCGGCATGGCACCTTCCACAGTCCACCGGCTGCTGACGTCGCTCGCCAATCATGGGATGCTGACGCATGATCCGGAATCCGGTGACTGGACAATCGGCGTTCGCGCCTTTGAGATTGGTAACGCCTTCCTGCGCTATCGCAAGCTTGGAACGATCAGCCGGCCTTTCCTGAAGCGATTGATGGATGAGTGCGGAGAGACGGCAAATGTCGCTATCGAAGATGAAGGCGACGTCGTCTTCATTTCCCAGATCGAGAGCCACGCACCCATGCGCGCCTTCTTTCGTCCCGGGCGTCGCGGACCAATTCATGCCTCTGGCATCGGAAAGGCTATTCTTTCAACCTGGTCCGATACGGATATCGGGCAGACGCTGAGCGGTAAGGCCCTGACGCATTTCACAGACCACACGCTGGATACGCTGCCCGCGCTGCTGAAGGATATTCAGCAGATCCGTGCACGCGGCTGGTCGGTCGATGATGAGGAACATACGCTCGGCATGCGCTGTATCGCGGCACCGCTCTTCAACGAGCATGGCGAAGCAATTGCCGGGATTTCGATTTCCGGACCGGCCGTCCGCTTGCCGAAGGACAAGCTCAATGTGCTTGGCCCGGTCATTCGCCGGACCGCCGACGAGCTGACAGCGGCGATGGGCGGGAGACGGCCGGACGAATTATAGAATAAACAGGGGAGCATCGCTCCCCTTTTACATATCAGGCAGTCTGCAATTCCGGCATAGACCGTGTGCGAGTGCTCGTTGCGGCCGGTTTATCGAGCCCGCTCTTCATGGGCTTGCCGGCAACATAGACCTCGGCCGCCGACCGGTCATCGCCCATCGTCTGAAGGATGAACAGTTCCTCGGCCAGCGTCGTTGCCGTGCGCATGCGCAGTTCCATTGCCGGTTTGGCCCGGCTGTCGAGGACGGTGATATCGGCGTCCGCGCCAGCATGCAGGGAGCCGATGCGATCTTCGAGGCCAAGCGCGCGAGCGTTGCCGAGCGTCATCATATAGTATGACGCAAATGGCGACAGCCGCTGCCCCTGCACGTGCAGGACCTTGTAGGCTTCGCTCATGGTCTCCAGCATCGAGAAGCTGGTTCCACCGCCGACATCGGTTGCGACTGAGGTGCGGGCACCGAGATCACGGAAGCGACCATGATCGAAGAGCCCGCTGCCGAGGAACAGATTGGAGGTAGGGCAGAAGACCGCGACCGACTTCGTTTCCGCGAGCGCCGATATCTCCCGGTCCGAAAGAAAGATGCAGTGCCCGAGCAGCGTCTTCGATCCGAGCAGGCCATAGCTGGCGTAAATATCGGTATAATCCTTTGCCGAAGGATAGAGCGACGTCGCAAAGGCAATCTCGTCCTTGTTTTCGGAGAGATGCGTCTGCACATAGCATTCCGGATGTTCGCGCACCAAGGCACGGCTCATGTCCATCTGCTCCGGCGTCGATGTGATGGCGAAGCGCGGGCTGATCGCATAATGCGCACGACCACGGCCATGCCACTTGGCAATCAGGGCCTTGGTGTCGTCATAACCGGACTGCGGCGTGTCGCGCAGCGCATCGGGTGCATTGCGGTCCATCATGACCTTACCGCCGATCATCAGCATGTTGCGCTTCTCGGCTGCCGTGAAATAGGCATCGACGCTTTCCAAATGAATGGAGCAGTACGCAGCCGCCGTCGTCGTGCCATTGCGGAGCAGTTCATCCATGAACCGCTCGGCAATGAAATCGGCATGGGCGGTGGACGAGAATTTCTGCTCTTCGACGAAGATGTAAGTGTTGAGCCATTCGAGCAGCTGCGCGCCATAGGAGGCGATCGCCTGCGTCTGCGGAAAATGCAGATGGGTGTCGATGAGGCCGGGAAGAATCAGATGCGGGCGATGATCGACAACCTCGGTTTGGGGATCAGCGACAGATATGAGTGCAGCATACTCGCCAACGTCAACGACCTTGCCGTTCTCGACCAGAACAGCACCATCCTCGAAATAGTTGTAGGCGGATTGATCGTCGATGCTCTTGGGCTCATCGACAAAAGTCAGCACCCGGCCGCGTAAAAGCAGTTTGCTCATTGGACTGTTCCTCCCTGAACTGTAGTCTCGTACCAGCTGGCGAGGAGACGCCGCTCCTCATCGGTGATGCC
The Phyllobacterium zundukense DNA segment above includes these coding regions:
- a CDS encoding carbohydrate ABC transporter permease; this encodes MTSEKQNAKTKAGKSRLKPSYWPFVIPALVIVGAVIIFPWAFTLWMSVNEWHLGGEKSFVGFANFARLASDVRFWQSMSNTVLYTVLSVVAPLFFGTIAALVFDSKLPMRGLLRGIFVMPMMATPVAIALVWTMMFHPQLGVLNYLLSLIGIGPQEWIFNQNTVIPSLVLVETWQWTPLVMLIVLGGLAAMPRDPFESAEIDGANGWQKFRYITLPMILPFMMVAVIIRSIDALKSFDIIFAMTQGGPGTASETINIYLYNVAFSYYDIGYGSALAVVFFIVIITMSLALLYLRQRTKWNS
- a CDS encoding ABC transporter substrate-binding protein, whose amino-acid sequence is MSMNFVKPTRRQFLAGSAALGAASITGLRPAFANVDWKKYAGTTIEVNLIKSPRGDILQKYQKEFEELTGIKVNSEQTPEQQQRQKAVIELTSGKPSFDVIHISYHVQKRQFEKGGWLADLTPFLKDPSLTEPSLVESDFAEAGLAFAKDKNGRFGGLPFSVDYWIVYWNKELFAAKGVEFPKTFDELVAAAEKLTDKDNGVYGFVARGMKNANTPVWASLMLGYGKSTVEDGKLQTDTPEAIEAATLYQRLMTKSAPPGVTGFNWAECQSSFLQGKVAMWLDGIGFAPPLENPQKSRVVGKVGYGVMPKGPVAQAAPTFGDGIGVTEGSSKKEAAYLYCQWAISKEMGARLLQSGSGVPFRNSVLNDPEVLKGVTMPSEWAKVLSESAPISKLCLPVIVPVTEFRDVMGVGLTNLLGGADPATEMKRATEEFRPVLARSES
- a CDS encoding GntR family transcriptional regulator, which gives rise to MDDGNEPVRLREKAYASFTEHLLARDINPGQFVSQRQLVAMTGMPLGAIRELVPRLEAEGLVKTIPQRGIQIAHIDLNLIREAFQFRLFMEKEAIALFCLSASDELLAKLRKEHEDTLEEAMQGRETPELELQAQTIDWNLHETIIDSLGNGIIAKAYRINAIKMRLINQERFRITGRVVPVMREHLAVLTAIETRDPQTAMDAIAVHINNARNLALKL
- a CDS encoding dihydrodipicolinate synthase family protein; protein product: MRIDVPKAVNHAQHCLQSGCTSVTLFGTTGEGSSIGNDEREIVFNAFLSAGIEPAQIVIGVMANSYLDAAAQARVALHAGCRGVLLAPPSYFKNVSDDGLFVWFSSVFAEIGTSARSVILYNIPSVTAVEISVALVSRLREAFPNVVAGVKDSSGNWSYTETLLARHKDLAILIGDERDLAAGVRLGGQGAISGMANLYADRLLPMINEGREDPTMIEAVNELLKFPVTPAVKAMVAHHSGDDGWRRARAPLQALSDSDFKRLTGIFDRLFVAAAA
- a CDS encoding PfkB family carbohydrate kinase encodes the protein MDTIFRLDRLPSGPGKFIPVEAVEIAAGMASSAAASIARLGGNVSLWASTGHDDIGRRVIAELTAEGVDCSHVRRIDGARSAFSSIFVDATGERMIVPFYDAALLSVPEVTPSIADGAFDVVMTDVRWPLAAAEALKAAREADVHGVLDADTAPLETLEMLLPLASHIVASEPAAELVTGESDPERATVALAALYGRDGTFIAVTGGGRGCFWYDELEGEVRHMPAFQVNVVDTLAAGDVFHGAFAWGLVRGYPMYQIMRFASAAAAIKCSRFGGRRGAPTKSEVDDFLS
- a CDS encoding MBL fold metallo-hydrolase produces the protein MIEAAIKPDVHAFFDKRTSSVQYVVTDPGTRHCAIVDAVLDFDEKSGATATFNADQILHYVEANGLKVEWILETHPHADHFSAAHYLQLKTGAATAIGSHIVEVQALWKKLYNWPDFPADGSQWSRLFSAGDRFKIGDMDGFVMFSPGHTLASITYVIGDAAFVHDTMFMPDSGTARTDFPGGSAEQLWQSIEAILALPEETRVFVGHDYQPGGREPLWESTVAEQKSGNTHVSKCKTEAEFVAMRTARDKTLPMPRLILAALQVNISGGRLPQAEANGKRYLKIPLDALGEAKWE
- the hyi gene encoding hydroxypyruvate isomerase, with amino-acid sequence MPKFAANLTMLFNEVPFLERFALASEAGFEAVEYLFPYDYKVEELKQELAENKLVQVLHNLPAGNWAAGERGIAVLPDRIDEFRRGVATAIDYATALGCKQINCLSGIAPSGLADNTLRTTFVPNLRLAAQELAKYDIRLLIEPINNYDIPGFYLNTVEQAASIIEEVGSDNLFIQYDLYHQQRTRGELVATFERHKQRIAHIQLADNPGRHEPGTGEINYPFVFAALDRAGYEGWIGCEYKPKTETQRGLGWLNEASTTQKHADIIRIRS
- the gcl gene encoding glyoxylate carboligase, producing the protein MTKMRAVDAAVHILEKEGIACAFGVPGAAINPFYSALKARGSVRHILARHVEGASHMAEGYTRAEHGNIGVCIGTSGPAGTDMITGLYSASADSIPILCITGQAPRARLDKEDFQAVDISSIAKPVTKWAVTVMEPGLVPYVFQKAFHIMRSGRPGPVLIDLPLDVQLAEIEFDPDTYEPLEPYKPAATRAQIEKALTMLNEAERPLIVAGGGIINADASDLLVEFAEITGVPVIPTLMGWGTIPDDHRLMAGMCGLQTSHRYGNATMLASDFVLGIGNRWANRHTGNVATYTEGRKFVHVDIEPTQIGRVFSPDFGIVSDAGKALKLFLDVATEWKTAGKLRDWSKWAEECRGRKRTMLRKTHFDQTPLKPQRVYEEMNKVFGRETCYVTTIGLSQIAGAQFLHVYKPRNWINCGQAGPLGWTLPAALGVRAADPNRPIVALSGDYDFQFMIEELAVGAQHKLPYLHVVVNNSYLGLIRQAQRGFDMDFEVSLAFDNINASGDAEKGYGVDHVAVAEGLGCKAIRVRSPNQFADAFAEAQALMDEHEVPVVIEFILERVTNVSMGADINAVVEFEELAERNEDVPTAVAAYLD
- a CDS encoding IclR family transcriptional regulator; this translates as MKQDTGESMASQSASLKGKRGRKAGENSAPSSVQVLDRSLNLLSIIADNDGSTLTDLADHSGMAPSTVHRLLTSLANHGMLTHDPESGDWTIGVRAFEIGNAFLRYRKLGTISRPFLKRLMDECGETANVAIEDEGDVVFISQIESHAPMRAFFRPGRRGPIHASGIGKAILSTWSDTDIGQTLSGKALTHFTDHTLDTLPALLKDIQQIRARGWSVDDEEHTLGMRCIAAPLFNEHGEAIAGISISGPAVRLPKDKLNVLGPVIRRTADELTAAMGGRRPDEL